The following coding sequences lie in one Chlamydiales bacterium genomic window:
- a CDS encoding BTB/POZ domain-containing protein, whose protein sequence is MSANLNGFSSFIHNVAEGGFNPENQRIELKCDDHGMLQPVITDKPKKMRWFRELFFKDENTRLTNVSKFLINAFNELESSSDSCIALEKLGNYFHSKKKVSEEWFQLAFSNISPIAQLKDEQIQLAEQIGKLFEATRNEADKTIQSAYRDADRVKVEAKVEAQVLYAKAVKNQPLTIQHPIHPSLTDLRSIEDGKEIFILCKDGKEIGIHPFILKLFPNSFFESYLNTRESLQDEPIDLSSYSNEVVEILIDYLYGGSKYTSMLTEQYLELQELADFLNLNTLKGHIQANLKSMFINKPDILITAITIIYTTRPDLKRNLLPLIGECLYCLHYAHTHLKNHLITTIFAQEAVQKILQDTTESPEIALEKSFLQTLLAYNLANGITERKENRDEAEKLLRQVALRGYPPAMTELGKLLELKHGKPSEEAIQWYAQAAAQNDSYAQNRLGYIYYHSFKDNKKAVELFQKSADQNNPFAKVNLARMFLNAEGIIMDSKNAEIYAKKIVDLCTDLPLYHNTQGRYILSYCYYHGIGVEKNIIKANEMHALASLKGLKNETPYHSRFPILNALENTTHFSTTVLSNSIGFY, encoded by the coding sequence ATGAGTGCAAATTTAAATGGCTTCAGTAGCTTTATCCACAACGTTGCAGAAGGTGGGTTTAACCCTGAAAATCAACGTATTGAGCTGAAATGCGATGATCATGGCATGCTTCAACCTGTTATTACAGATAAGCCCAAAAAAATGCGCTGGTTTCGAGAACTATTCTTTAAAGATGAAAATACTCGTCTTACAAATGTTTCAAAATTCCTTATTAATGCATTTAATGAACTTGAAAGCTCATCTGATAGTTGTATTGCTTTAGAAAAACTAGGAAACTATTTTCATTCTAAGAAAAAAGTTAGCGAAGAATGGTTTCAACTAGCATTCTCTAACATATCGCCCATTGCTCAATTAAAAGATGAACAAATCCAACTTGCCGAACAAATTGGTAAGCTCTTCGAAGCTACTCGAAACGAAGCTGATAAAACAATACAATCTGCCTACAGAGATGCTGATCGGGTTAAGGTTGAAGCTAAGGTTGAAGCTCAAGTCCTGTACGCAAAAGCTGTTAAAAACCAACCACTTACGATTCAACATCCCATTCATCCTTCTTTAACTGATTTGCGCTCCATTGAAGATGGAAAAGAGATTTTTATTCTTTGCAAAGATGGAAAAGAGATAGGAATACATCCCTTTATTCTAAAGCTATTTCCAAACTCTTTTTTTGAAAGCTACTTAAATACAAGAGAGTCTCTTCAAGACGAACCTATTGATCTATCAAGCTATTCTAATGAGGTTGTAGAAATTCTTATCGATTATCTTTATGGTGGTTCAAAATATACCTCAATGCTCACAGAGCAATATCTTGAACTACAAGAACTGGCAGATTTTCTAAACTTAAACACATTAAAAGGCCACATTCAAGCAAATTTGAAAAGTATGTTTATTAATAAGCCAGATATTCTTATTACTGCAATAACCATAATATATACTACAAGACCGGATTTGAAGAGAAATCTGCTGCCTCTAATTGGCGAATGCCTCTATTGCCTTCACTATGCTCACACCCATCTAAAAAATCATTTAATTACAACAATTTTTGCACAAGAAGCTGTTCAAAAAATACTCCAAGACACTACAGAATCACCTGAAATAGCCCTAGAAAAATCTTTTCTACAAACACTCTTGGCCTACAATCTTGCAAATGGAATTACTGAGCGTAAAGAAAATCGGGATGAAGCAGAAAAACTTTTGAGGCAAGTTGCTCTACGAGGGTATCCTCCAGCTATGACTGAATTAGGAAAGCTGCTTGAACTTAAACACGGAAAGCCCTCTGAAGAGGCTATACAATGGTATGCCCAAGCAGCAGCGCAAAATGATTCCTATGCTCAAAACCGTCTAGGGTACATATATTATCATTCTTTCAAGGATAATAAAAAAGCTGTAGAACTCTTTCAAAAATCAGCAGACCAAAACAATCCTTTTGCAAAAGTTAATCTAGCTCGCATGTTTTTAAATGCAGAAGGAATCATTATGGATTCAAAGAACGCTGAAATATATGCAAAGAAAATTGTTGATCTCTGTACCGATCTGCCTCTTTATCATAACACTCAAGGCCGCTATATTCTTAGCTACTGTTATTATCATGGAATAGGAGTAGAAAAAAATATTATAAAAGCAAACGAAATGCATGCCCTTGCTAGTCTCAAGGGTTTAAAAAACGAAACTCCTTATCACAGCAGATTCCCCATTTTAAACGCACTTGAGAATACCACCCATTTCAGCACTACAGTGTTAAGTAATTCAATAGGCTTTTACTAA